A DNA window from Geovibrio ferrireducens contains the following coding sequences:
- a CDS encoding helix-turn-helix domain-containing protein: protein MDFGKKVKELRHERKMSLRDMAKVSGCSISFLSQVERNLVSPTVASLRKISEALGVTITSFFDVAEGEKDTVVVRKNERVKLTSKASKVVYESLKPKGANSVLEPLYHILEKGAYSGNDYNLHVGEEFVYVLHGQVEITLDKKTMVLNAGDSAVYNSNIPHRWRNTYDGETILLWVNTPPTF, encoded by the coding sequence TTGGACTTCGGCAAGAAAGTTAAGGAATTGAGACATGAGCGCAAAATGTCTCTCCGTGACATGGCAAAAGTCAGCGGATGCAGCATATCTTTCCTTTCACAGGTTGAGCGGAACCTTGTTTCACCCACTGTTGCCAGCCTTCGCAAAATATCCGAAGCGTTAGGAGTCACCATAACCTCTTTTTTTGATGTAGCCGAAGGGGAAAAAGATACTGTTGTCGTTCGAAAAAATGAACGGGTTAAGTTAACTTCCAAGGCTTCCAAAGTTGTTTACGAATCCCTTAAGCCGAAGGGAGCCAACTCCGTTCTTGAACCGCTTTACCATATACTTGAAAAAGGTGCGTACAGCGGAAACGACTACAACCTGCATGTTGGGGAGGAGTTTGTATACGTACTTCACGGTCAGGTGGAGATAACGCTCGACAAAAAGACTATGGTGCTTAATGCGGGCGACAGTGCCGTGTACAACTCCAACATTCCACATAGATGGAGAAACACTTATGACGGTGAGACCATACTCCTATGGGTCAATACTCCGCCGACTTTTTAA
- a CDS encoding proline dehydrogenase family protein, with product MFNTLIANSMPYMPKALVGFFAKRYVAGALPEDAFRMTKALNAEGAMGTVDLLGEFTDDINKAKQTVEMYKLVLDNIEAQNLDTNISIKPTAFGILLNEETSTKYMTEVISYAYSKGIFVRIDMENHPYTDYTIDLYLTLSKEMPKSCGTVLQACLKRTLDDIKHITESTDRANIRLCKGIYKEPDDIAYNNRKKVQENFLACLELLFQKKAYVGIATHDDVLVNGAMELIKKYKLEKHEYEFQMLLGVRSELRKRLLAEGHRLRIYTPFGEDWLPYSIRRLKENPAIVGSAIKGFLTGGK from the coding sequence ATGTTTAACACATTAATTGCGAACTCCATGCCTTACATGCCGAAAGCGCTGGTTGGTTTTTTTGCAAAAAGGTACGTCGCAGGCGCACTGCCTGAGGATGCCTTCCGCATGACCAAGGCTCTTAACGCTGAAGGGGCTATGGGAACTGTTGATTTGCTTGGCGAGTTCACGGACGACATTAATAAAGCCAAACAAACGGTCGAAATGTACAAGCTTGTCCTCGACAACATTGAGGCGCAGAACCTTGATACGAACATATCCATCAAGCCCACTGCGTTTGGTATTCTCCTCAATGAGGAAACATCCACCAAGTACATGACGGAAGTAATAAGCTATGCGTACAGCAAAGGAATCTTTGTCCGCATAGACATGGAAAACCACCCCTACACAGACTACACAATTGACCTCTACCTCACACTCAGCAAGGAAATGCCCAAAAGCTGCGGAACAGTTTTACAGGCATGCCTTAAACGCACACTGGACGACATAAAACACATAACAGAATCCACAGACCGGGCAAACATCCGCCTTTGCAAAGGTATTTACAAAGAACCCGATGACATAGCCTACAACAACAGAAAGAAGGTTCAGGAAAATTTCCTTGCCTGCCTTGAACTGCTTTTCCAGAAAAAAGCATACGTCGGCATAGCCACACACGACGATGTTCTTGTGAACGGCGCTATGGAACTCATCAAAAAATATAAACTCGAAAAACATGAGTACGAATTCCAGATGCTTCTCGGAGTGCGCTCTGAGCTTCGTAAAAGACTTCTTGCCGAAGGACACAGGCTCCGCATCTACACTCCTTTCGGAGAAGACTGGCTTCCGTACAGCATCCGCAGGCTGAAAGAAAACCCCGCCATAGTCGGCTCGGCTATTAAGGGCTTCCTCACCGGCGGTAAATAA
- the pruA gene encoding L-glutamate gamma-semialdehyde dehydrogenase, giving the protein MNNGVFNVPFPQNEPVFEYREGSKEKKELKAALKELSEKYTEVPVIIGGKEIKTGNTVEITAPFDHSIRLGKYHKAGQPEIQQAIDAAMAAREAWGKMPWFHRAGIFLKIAELISTKYRAQMNAATMLSIGKTAVQAEIDSACELIDFLRFNVYFMQQIYAEQPLHNSKGVWNSLQYRPLEGFILAVTPFNFTAISGNLPLAPAMMGNVVLWKPSGDAAYVPNLLMKIFKEAGLPDGVVNYVPSDAKDISAATFSSPDFGGIHFTGSTGVFKNIWETIGKNIYTYKSYPRIVGETGGKDFIFAHKSADLDALAVASVRGAFEYQGQKCSAASRAYVPMSMKDAYLKRVKELVGEIKMGSPMDFRNFMTAVVSKRAYKSIIAYIDYAKQATDAEIVIGGGYDESKGWFIEPTVITTQNLEFKTFREEIFGPVLTVTFYEDEKYEEYLKLCNSGNEYALTGSIFARCRDAIITAFELLEDAAGNFYINDKPTGAVVGQQPFGGGRGSGTNDKAGSYLNLIRWVNTRTVKETFVPPLAIGYPHMEAE; this is encoded by the coding sequence ATGAATAACGGCGTGTTTAACGTACCATTCCCCCAGAACGAACCGGTATTTGAGTACCGTGAAGGCAGCAAAGAGAAAAAAGAGCTCAAAGCCGCTCTGAAAGAGCTTTCTGAAAAATATACAGAAGTCCCCGTAATTATAGGCGGAAAAGAAATCAAAACAGGCAACACTGTTGAAATAACCGCCCCCTTTGACCATTCCATAAGGCTCGGCAAGTACCACAAAGCAGGCCAGCCCGAAATACAGCAGGCAATAGACGCCGCTATGGCAGCCAGAGAAGCCTGGGGCAAGATGCCTTGGTTCCACAGAGCGGGCATTTTCCTTAAAATCGCTGAGCTCATCTCCACCAAATACCGTGCGCAGATGAACGCGGCTACCATGCTTTCCATCGGTAAAACCGCTGTTCAGGCCGAAATAGACTCCGCATGCGAGTTGATCGACTTCCTCCGCTTTAACGTATATTTCATGCAGCAGATATATGCAGAGCAGCCCCTGCACAACTCAAAAGGCGTGTGGAACTCTCTTCAGTACCGTCCTCTTGAGGGCTTCATACTCGCTGTTACGCCGTTCAACTTCACGGCTATTTCCGGCAACCTGCCCCTTGCTCCTGCGATGATGGGTAATGTGGTTCTCTGGAAACCGTCAGGCGACGCAGCCTATGTCCCAAATCTTCTTATGAAGATATTCAAGGAAGCGGGACTGCCGGACGGCGTGGTTAACTACGTTCCATCCGATGCGAAAGACATATCAGCAGCAACCTTCTCCAGCCCCGACTTCGGCGGCATCCACTTCACAGGCAGCACAGGCGTTTTCAAAAATATCTGGGAAACAATCGGCAAAAACATCTACACATACAAATCATATCCGAGGATTGTCGGCGAAACCGGCGGCAAGGACTTCATCTTTGCTCACAAATCAGCGGATCTTGATGCTCTGGCTGTTGCCTCCGTCAGAGGCGCTTTTGAGTATCAGGGGCAGAAATGCTCTGCCGCATCAAGAGCATACGTCCCTATGAGCATGAAGGACGCTTACCTTAAGAGAGTTAAGGAGCTTGTGGGCGAAATCAAAATGGGCTCACCCATGGATTTCAGAAACTTCATGACTGCTGTTGTCTCAAAAAGAGCCTACAAATCAATCATCGCCTACATTGACTATGCAAAACAGGCAACTGATGCCGAGATAGTTATTGGCGGCGGATATGACGAATCCAAAGGCTGGTTCATCGAACCCACTGTAATCACCACTCAGAACCTTGAGTTCAAAACTTTCAGAGAGGAGATCTTCGGGCCCGTTCTGACTGTTACCTTCTATGAAGACGAAAAGTATGAAGAATACCTGAAACTCTGCAACTCAGGCAACGAATACGCCCTTACTGGCTCCATATTCGCCAGATGCAGAGATGCGATAATCACAGCTTTCGAGCTGCTTGAGGACGCAGCGGGCAACTTCTATATAAACGATAAACCCACAGGAGCAGTTGTGGGACAGCAGCCTTTCGGAGGCGGCAGAGGTTCAGGAACAAACGATAAGGCAGGCAGCTACCTCAACCTTATCCGCTGGGTAAACACCCGCACTGTAAAAGAAACCTTTGTTCCGCCGCTTGCGATAGGCTATCCTCATATGGAAGCAGAGTAA
- a CDS encoding branched-chain amino acid ABC transporter substrate-binding protein, with protein sequence MKKLFSLSLMLMVSAFFAVGAFAADTIKIGVQAPITGEYANEGQGIDNAARLLAEQYNAKGGLLGKKLEVFTCDDEAQAMKAAICAKELVEKGVIMVIGSYTSSAAEAAQRTYYRAGVLQTTDGTSDSLVKEGYWTFFRNSNPNSAAAEFTADYMVNVAKFKRIAIISDHSSYASGLADAVTAEVKKLKGSIVYSGKIKANSQNFTPVLTSIKALNPDVIYFAGYYADGGLIRAQQKQLGINAEFIGGDANDNVDFFKLAGPAAKDAKIINVPTPDMLPYDSAKKFLAAYKAKYGKEIPSIWSLLNADGMLAFLTAIEKLQTTDTKKISDWLHKNELNGYSGKLKWDTRGERIGSTFMVYNINADGSYGVAYPKQ encoded by the coding sequence ATGAAAAAACTGTTTAGTCTGTCACTTATGCTGATGGTAAGTGCGTTTTTCGCTGTTGGGGCGTTTGCAGCCGACACCATCAAAATCGGAGTACAGGCACCTATCACAGGCGAGTATGCAAACGAAGGACAAGGTATTGACAACGCTGCAAGACTTCTTGCAGAACAGTACAACGCCAAAGGCGGACTGCTTGGCAAAAAACTTGAAGTTTTCACATGCGATGATGAAGCTCAGGCAATGAAAGCAGCTATCTGCGCCAAAGAACTCGTGGAAAAAGGCGTCATCATGGTTATCGGTTCTTATACTTCAAGCGCTGCTGAAGCTGCACAGAGAACCTACTACCGCGCAGGCGTTCTTCAGACAACTGACGGCACAAGCGACTCTCTCGTAAAAGAAGGCTACTGGACTTTCTTCAGAAACTCCAACCCCAACTCAGCCGCAGCTGAATTCACAGCAGACTACATGGTAAACGTTGCAAAATTCAAACGTATAGCAATCATCTCCGACCACTCCAGCTATGCATCAGGACTTGCTGACGCTGTTACCGCTGAAGTGAAAAAACTTAAAGGCAGCATAGTGTATTCCGGCAAAATCAAAGCTAACAGCCAGAACTTCACACCTGTTCTCACAAGCATCAAAGCCCTTAACCCCGATGTAATCTACTTCGCTGGCTACTATGCTGACGGCGGTCTTATCCGCGCTCAGCAGAAACAGCTTGGCATCAATGCTGAATTCATCGGCGGCGACGCTAACGACAACGTTGACTTCTTCAAACTTGCAGGCCCTGCCGCAAAAGATGCGAAAATAATCAACGTTCCCACTCCCGACATGCTTCCTTATGACAGCGCGAAAAAATTCCTCGCTGCATACAAAGCAAAATACGGAAAAGAAATTCCTTCTATATGGTCTCTGCTGAACGCTGACGGTATGCTTGCATTCCTTACAGCAATCGAAAAACTTCAGACTACAGATACCAAAAAAATCTCTGACTGGCTGCACAAAAACGAACTTAACGGCTATTCAGGCAAACTTAAATGGGACACAAGAGGCGAGCGTATAGGCTCTACCTTCATGGTTTACAACATCAATGCTGATGGCAGCTACGGCGTTGCATACCCCAAACAGTAA
- a CDS encoding branched-chain amino acid ABC transporter permease, whose translation MDIFLQQVVNGLIIGSIYALVALGYTMVYGVMKLINFAHGDLVALSAYIGLMFYTQLIGMGVMPQSMVVIMVFVLTAIVAAAVALLVERVAYRPLRNAPRLSAVVSALGASMMIQNGIMLIWGPNITIFPSDILPAASWTIYGITITFVQAAMIIITLLLMVSLTLFINYTKMGTAIRASAINQDVAKLMGINVNMIIMIIFVVGAVLGSVGGLFIGMYYRGISFNLGWIYGLNAFIAAILGGIGNIPGSMVGGYLLGLFTALIAGYVSSTWAEAFTFILLILILIVRPTGILGERVAEKV comes from the coding sequence ATGGATATATTTCTTCAGCAGGTAGTCAACGGTTTAATAATCGGCAGCATTTATGCTCTGGTAGCCCTCGGCTATACAATGGTTTACGGAGTTATGAAGCTCATTAACTTCGCACACGGCGATCTCGTTGCCTTATCGGCCTACATCGGTCTTATGTTTTACACTCAGCTTATAGGCATGGGTGTTATGCCACAGTCCATGGTGGTTATTATGGTATTTGTGCTGACGGCAATTGTCGCTGCCGCTGTTGCGCTGCTTGTTGAGAGAGTGGCATACAGACCGCTGCGCAATGCACCGCGGCTTTCTGCGGTTGTTTCAGCCCTCGGCGCATCTATGATGATCCAGAACGGCATAATGCTTATCTGGGGTCCCAACATAACAATCTTTCCATCTGACATCCTTCCGGCAGCAAGCTGGACAATATACGGCATAACAATAACATTTGTTCAGGCCGCAATGATAATAATCACATTGCTTCTTATGGTTTCCCTCACTCTCTTCATCAACTACACCAAAATGGGAACAGCCATCAGAGCCAGCGCCATCAATCAGGATGTGGCAAAGCTGATGGGTATAAATGTGAACATGATAATAATGATCATCTTCGTGGTCGGCGCTGTTCTCGGCTCCGTTGGCGGTCTTTTTATAGGAATGTACTACAGGGGAATCAGCTTCAACCTTGGATGGATTTACGGCCTTAACGCTTTCATAGCCGCAATTCTGGGCGGTATAGGGAACATTCCCGGCTCCATGGTGGGCGGCTATCTCCTCGGTCTTTTCACCGCTCTCATTGCAGGGTATGTTTCATCCACATGGGCAGAGGCGTTCACTTTCATTCTGCTTATCCTCATACTTATTGTGCGCCCCACAGGAATCCTCGGCGAGCGCGTAGCGGAGAAAGTATAA
- a CDS encoding branched-chain amino acid ABC transporter permease, translated as MKNKAIIGYAILFAVLALFPLVNDPRWLTVITTFCIYSVVALSLDIVLGRAGMFDMGHALFFGLGAYITAIMNVHFGLNVLFAIPVVIVIPALFAIVLSTPIVHLRGDYLLVATIGMNIVFEQALKNDLFGLTGGPNGIFGLDAKVFGFYLDDSLTIYYIAFFLLLITLLLIRNLEKSKVGRALHYIQEDPIAAESLGISTRFYRVFSFALGAAIAGLAGFVFSIQYAAVSPEAFNFMTSVIFFAIILVGGKASIPGILAGTFIMFVLPEIFREFATARYFVFGFAMVVSMILRPEGMLPAKYGRLPKYVTEDKA; from the coding sequence ATGAAAAACAAAGCAATAATCGGATACGCGATCCTTTTCGCAGTTCTGGCTCTTTTCCCGCTGGTGAACGACCCCAGATGGCTTACGGTGATAACTACCTTCTGCATATATTCCGTGGTGGCACTCAGCCTTGACATAGTTCTCGGCCGCGCCGGAATGTTTGACATGGGGCACGCGCTGTTCTTCGGTCTCGGCGCTTATATTACGGCAATCATGAATGTTCACTTCGGGCTTAATGTCCTTTTTGCCATCCCAGTGGTAATAGTTATTCCCGCTCTTTTTGCCATTGTGCTTTCCACTCCCATTGTTCACCTCAGGGGCGATTATCTCCTTGTTGCGACAATAGGCATGAACATAGTGTTTGAACAGGCTCTTAAAAATGACCTTTTCGGGCTTACAGGCGGCCCTAACGGAATATTCGGGCTTGATGCAAAAGTGTTCGGTTTTTATCTGGACGACAGTCTCACAATATACTACATAGCGTTCTTCCTTCTCCTTATCACGCTTCTGCTGATCAGAAACCTTGAAAAAAGCAAGGTGGGCAGAGCACTTCATTATATTCAGGAAGACCCCATAGCGGCGGAAAGCTTAGGGATCAGCACAAGGTTCTACCGTGTTTTCTCATTCGCACTGGGCGCTGCCATTGCCGGTCTTGCCGGTTTCGTATTCTCCATTCAGTACGCTGCCGTCAGCCCTGAGGCATTCAACTTTATGACATCGGTAATATTCTTCGCCATCATTCTTGTGGGCGGAAAAGCATCAATCCCCGGAATTCTGGCCGGAACATTCATAATGTTCGTTCTCCCCGAAATATTCAGGGAGTTCGCCACGGCAAGGTACTTTGTATTCGGATTTGCGATGGTGGTGTCCATGATACTCCGTCCGGAAGGAATGCTCCCCGCAAAATACGGCAGACTGCCGAAATACGTAACGGAGGATAAGGCATGA
- a CDS encoding ABC transporter ATP-binding protein: MSLLELKNVTKVFGGVVAMDKLSFKVEEGDIYGIIGPNGAGKTTAFNCITGIYKPEEGEIIWKGENIAGMHPCDIAGKGIVRTFQNIRLFGKMSVAENIISGRHQKSKQTWFQGLFSTPFYRKDEKENWLKVKEIMKFMGLLEYATIPTQSLAYGIQRRVEIGRALATDPELLILDEPAAGLNEKETHELMELIKKIKESGITILLIEHDMDMVMQLVNKITVINFGKKISEGDPDFIQNDPVVIEAYLGSEDDDEEAN, encoded by the coding sequence ATGAGTCTGCTTGAGCTTAAAAACGTTACTAAGGTTTTCGGCGGCGTTGTCGCTATGGATAAGCTCTCCTTTAAGGTTGAGGAGGGGGATATATACGGGATAATAGGCCCCAACGGTGCGGGAAAAACCACTGCGTTCAACTGCATCACCGGGATTTACAAACCTGAGGAAGGCGAAATAATCTGGAAAGGCGAAAACATAGCCGGAATGCACCCCTGTGACATAGCAGGAAAAGGCATTGTACGCACATTCCAGAACATACGCCTCTTCGGTAAGATGAGCGTTGCGGAGAATATTATCTCCGGCCGCCATCAGAAATCAAAACAGACATGGTTTCAGGGACTTTTCAGCACCCCCTTCTACAGAAAGGATGAAAAGGAAAACTGGCTGAAAGTCAAAGAGATCATGAAATTCATGGGGCTTTTGGAATACGCCACAATCCCCACCCAGTCACTTGCTTACGGCATACAGAGGCGGGTGGAGATAGGCAGAGCCCTTGCAACCGACCCGGAACTCCTCATTCTTGACGAACCGGCAGCGGGGCTGAATGAGAAAGAAACGCATGAGCTTATGGAGCTCATAAAGAAAATCAAGGAATCAGGCATTACAATACTTCTGATAGAGCATGACATGGATATGGTTATGCAGCTTGTAAACAAGATTACTGTAATTAACTTCGGCAAAAAAATAAGCGAAGGAGATCCTGACTTCATACAGAACGACCCGGTGGTTATTGAAGCTTACCTCGGCAGCGAGGATGATGACGAGGAGGCAAACTGA
- a CDS encoding ABC transporter ATP-binding protein codes for MAEKLLEVKDLFVNYGSIQAIKGIGFEVNKGEIVSILGANGAGKSTTLRTISGLIKPKAGQILYKDADLAKMPAHKIVRQGVSHSPEGRQVFGTLTVEENIKIGAFVKSSIDKDTLDWIYALFPRLLERRKQLAGTLSGGEQQMLAISRALMSKPQLLLLDEPSLGIAPILVKMIFTAIKEISKTGVTVLLVEQNAKAALKLADRGYVLDVGKVTISGNASDLLNDPKVQEAYLGKKK; via the coding sequence ATGGCAGAAAAACTCTTGGAAGTTAAAGACCTTTTTGTCAATTACGGAAGTATTCAGGCCATAAAAGGGATCGGCTTTGAAGTGAATAAAGGGGAGATTGTCTCCATACTCGGTGCGAACGGCGCAGGTAAATCAACCACTCTTCGCACAATAAGCGGCCTTATTAAGCCGAAAGCAGGGCAGATTCTCTACAAGGATGCTGATCTCGCCAAAATGCCCGCCCACAAGATAGTAAGGCAGGGTGTTTCCCACTCGCCCGAAGGCCGTCAGGTTTTCGGCACGCTCACGGTGGAAGAGAATATTAAAATCGGCGCTTTCGTGAAAAGCAGCATAGATAAAGACACTCTGGACTGGATATACGCCCTCTTCCCCAGACTTCTGGAAAGGCGCAAACAGCTTGCCGGAACTCTCTCCGGCGGTGAGCAGCAGATGCTTGCCATCTCCAGAGCGCTCATGTCCAAGCCTCAGCTTCTTCTTCTGGATGAGCCCTCGCTCGGCATAGCGCCTATACTTGTTAAGATGATTTTTACTGCGATAAAAGAGATTTCTAAAACAGGCGTTACTGTTCTCCTTGTTGAACAGAATGCAAAAGCCGCACTCAAACTGGCGGACAGAGGCTATGTTCTTGATGTGGGCAAGGTGACAATCTCAGGCAATGCCTCAGACCTGCTCAACGACCCCAAGGTTCAGGAAGCATATCTCGGCAAGAAAAAGTAG
- a CDS encoding glycyl-radical enzyme activating protein, whose product MFDIKKYAIHDGPGIRSTVFLKGCPLSCIWCHNPESKGFAIEQIKKELKLDGKVLESMETVGKEMTVREVMEEIEKDILFYEESGGGVTFSGGEAFVQHEFLLALLKSCKEKGIKTCVDTSGYVNRGILEKAIPLTDLFLYDIKLMDDGLHKKYCGVPNGQILDNFRVIFESGTEVRLRFPVIPTITDTEDNLRKTAEFAAQFPGVPLDLLPYHKIGKDKYRRLGQEYLMGGIEKPSDEYMHQIAAFFNGYGIRTKIGG is encoded by the coding sequence GTGTTTGACATAAAGAAATATGCGATCCATGACGGCCCCGGAATCCGTTCAACGGTATTTTTAAAGGGCTGTCCGCTCTCCTGCATTTGGTGTCACAACCCGGAGAGCAAGGGCTTTGCCATTGAGCAGATAAAGAAGGAACTGAAGCTTGACGGCAAAGTTCTGGAAAGCATGGAGACCGTAGGAAAGGAGATGACCGTCAGAGAAGTCATGGAGGAGATCGAAAAAGACATTCTCTTCTATGAGGAATCAGGCGGCGGGGTAACCTTTTCCGGAGGCGAGGCTTTTGTTCAGCATGAGTTTCTGCTGGCTCTCCTGAAAAGCTGTAAGGAAAAAGGGATAAAAACCTGCGTGGATACCTCAGGCTATGTTAACAGAGGCATACTTGAAAAGGCCATTCCCCTCACTGACCTGTTTCTTTATGACATAAAGCTCATGGATGATGGGCTGCACAAAAAATACTGCGGTGTGCCGAACGGACAAATCCTTGATAACTTCCGTGTCATATTCGAAAGCGGCACGGAAGTGAGACTGAGGTTCCCTGTTATCCCCACTATCACGGATACGGAAGACAACCTCAGAAAAACGGCGGAGTTCGCGGCACAGTTCCCCGGAGTTCCGCTGGATCTCCTTCCCTATCATAAGATCGGAAAGGACAAATACCGCAGATTAGGACAGGAATACCTTATGGGCGGCATAGAAAAGCCGTCTGACGAATATATGCACCAAATTGCCGCTTTCTTCAACGGATACGGCATAAGGACCAAAATAGGAGGCTAA